The Morganella morganii sequence TCCGGTGTGCGGGTATCTCCCTTACCGTTGTTCAGCAACTGAATAGCACAGTCCATATATTTATCCGCACCGGCCTGAATCAGCTCGTGGTTAAATGCAACTGCGGGTGCACTGTCCTGCAATGCGGTCACATTGATATCACCGTTAAACTGCTTGTTTAAATCGACTTCGCCTTCAATCGAGACATAGTAAGCAATGCCGTCCGGCAGATAGCGTCCGCACTCTTCAATGCTTTTTTCGCTGAATTGCGGGGATTTTTTTGTGGCGGCACATCCGGACAGGAGAAGAACGGCAGAAGCAAACGCAGCGTAACAAATGACTTTTTTCATAAAAACCTTAAATAACAGATACATTAAGATTTTAATTATATTGCAAATGATTATCATTTAAAATAATTAATTACGTAAGGTGACAAAAAACGACGCATTGCGCCGTTTTCTGCCGCCGGTAATTACTATTTTCCGGTTTTCAGTCCGTAGGTTTTGAATTTCCCCAGCACCCGCTGCATCTCCTCCGCACTCAGTACCGGTACATCCGGCGTGATGGCGCGGACTTTCAGATACAGCGCGGAGAGCACTTCAACCTCATGCGCCAGCCACAGCGCTTTTTCCAGGTTGACTTCCATCGCCAGCATGCCGTGATGCTGCATAATCAGAGCCTTACTGGTTTTAATCCCTTCCGCAATAATATCAGCCAGTTCGTGTGTGCCGAAGGTGGCATACGGCACACAGGGGATATGGTCGGTTCCGGTCACGGCGACCATATAATGGATGGCCGGAATGGATTCATTGAGAATGGATACCGCCGCTGTATTCAGAGCGTGATTATGGACCACCGCATTCAGCTCAGGACGCGCCTGATAGCAGCTCAGGTGAAAGTGCCATTCGCTCGACGGGATTTTATCCGCCTCTGCCTGGCCGGTACTGTCCATATACACAATGCTGTCCGGGGTCAGTTTTTCATAAGGCACGCCGCTCGGGGTGATCAGCATGCCGTCCTGCCAGCGGGCGCTGACATTACCGGACGTCCCCTGGTTGAGCCCGCTTGCGTTCATCTTCAGACAGGTATCGATAATCTGTTGTGCCAGTTCAGTACGGGTCATGATCACACCTCATACTCAGACGGCCACATCTCCGGGAACATGCCTTTCAGCCCGGCCGGGGAGGCATCACAAATGCCGCGTTCGGTGATAAGCCCGGTGACATACTCCGCCGGAGTGACATCAAAGGCATAGTTACCGCAACGGGTGCCCGCAGGTGCAGTATTCACCCAGCTGCGGGTACCTTCCGGTGTGATGCCGAAAACATGTGACTGTTCCTCACCGGCACGCTGTTCAATCGGGATCTCTTTTACCCCGTCCCACACGGTAAAATCGAGGGTCGGTGACGGCAGCGCTACATAGAACGGCACATTGTTCGCTTTGGCCGCCAGTGCTTTCAGGTAAGTGCCGATTTTATTGCAGACATCCCCGCGAGCAGTGGTGCGGTCAGTGCCGACAATACACATATCCACTTCGCCGTGCTGCATCAGGTGCCCCCCAGCGTTATCTGCAATCAGGGTATGCGGCACACCGTGCGAGCCCAGCTCAAAGGCAGTCAGTCCGCCCTGGTTGCGCGGACGGGTTTCATCCACCCAGACGTGAATATTAATGCCTTCATCATAAGCCTGATAAATCGGTGACAGCGCGGTGCCCCAGTCAACGGTAGCCAGCCAGCCGGCATTACAATGGGTCAGGATATTCACCGGCTCACCCGGTTTTTTGCGGGCGGCGATGTCGCGGATAATTGTCAGGCCGTGTTCGCCGATGCGGTGACAAATTTCCGCATCTTCATCAGCGATTTCAGCGGCAATACGGTATGCGGCGTCACCGCGCTCAGCCGCAGGAAGTGGTGTCAGGGCACCGCAGATTCTGTCCAGCGCCCATTTCAGGTTGATCGCGGTCGGACGGGTGGCAACCAGCACGTCATAAGCGTTTTTCAGGGCGGCATCACTGCTGTCACGGTGCATCGCCAGCGCCACGCCGTAAGCAGCCACAGCACCAATCAGCGGTGCGCCGCGTACCCACATATCTTTGATGGACGTTGCGGCTTCCTCCATCGTCGTCAGTGTGATGATACTGACTTCAAAAGGCAGTTTTGTCTGATCAAAAATACAGACATCAATACCATTATCTGCGGGCCAGACGGAACGGTAATGTTTTCCGTTAATTTTCATTATATAACCTCGTGTGCAGGTGACGCTTAACAATAAGAAAGAAAGGCTTCGACATCGGTAAAGCTGTGATAATGGCGCGCGTTGACAATCAGCTCCCGCGCCAGTTTCAGGGCTTTGCGCTCAAGTACCGCGCGTTTGTCCGCATCAGCAATGGTTTTGAAATCAGCAACTCCGGCAAACCCGAGCAGGCGGCGGTTGATTTCCAGCCCGGCATTGACCAGCGTGTCCTGAAACAGTTCTTCGAAGAAGCTGTCCTGAGCGGCTTTCAGGAATTTGTCATCAAACAGGCCGTCCTGGTACAGCTCACGCGGCCAGGCATCGCCCTGTGATTTTTCGGCCCACAGGCGGCGGAATTCAGTCTCAAACGTATTCCAGGTCTGGCTTATCTGCGATAACAGCCATTGCTGATAGCGCACGGTCTCTTCCTCTGTCTTCCGGTGTCCGGGCTGAGAAAACCAGGCCATATATAAGTTACCGGCATAGTTGCCGGTATCAAACGCCATCGGCCCCATAAAACTGAATTCAGGATCAATAACCTGAACAGAGTCAGTGCCAATCATGACGGATCCAGAGTGCAAATCTCCGTGCAGCAGCGCCTGTGACTGTGTCATAAATTTGTACTTATAGCGCATCGCGACCTGCACCATTTCTCTGTCCAGCATCACGGCATTTGCATCGCGGTCAAGCTGCGGAGAGGTGTGATTATTGCGCGGCGCCGGGAAGTAAGGTTCGGTAAAAATCAGATCTTCGGTGATTTTGCATAATTCATGGTTAGCGGAGAACTGTGCGGTCAGGGCTTTTTTCTCCTGTGCCGCCATGCCGATATCCGAGGTATGGAACAGAGTTTGCGCCATAAACAGGCCGATTTTCTCCGCCAGCTGAGGGACATATTCTCCTGCAATCAGTGCTTTACGCAGAATGATATGGTCAGCGAGGTATTCCATGGCAAACAGCGCCATGGCTTCGTCATAGAAATAGACATCCGGCACACTGTCAGGCGCGAAGCGCTTTTCCTGTGATAACGCATGGTATTCGAAATAATTACGCTGCAAAGAGAGTTTCCAGGATTCACCGGCCGCACGGACATACGGCAGTGATTGCTTGACCACCAGAGTCCGCTCACTGCCTCTGACAATAAACACCAGATTGAGATTACCGTCACCGACTTCCTCTGTCTGCCAGGATTCCGGCGTGCCGCCTGGTAAAATGTCATCCGGTAAATGTGCGGACAGGTAAGCGGGAAGGGTGCCACAGGTTAGCGGGGTATATCCGGCAGGGGTTTTTTGCGTCATAAGATAACCTCAGAAACAGAGATAAATGGCTACATATGTAAATTATAACTATACATATGTATTTTTTCTGTGATGCAACTAACACATAGCCGGAAATAGCCTTTCTTAAGCAGGTGATAAGGAAGTAATATAAATATTTCTTAAGTATTTTCACGCAATTATTTTTATGAAATACCGGGGTATATTATTAACCGATATTCAGTGAACGGTATTTTTCAGAAATACGTTTAATCTTATTAAGATTCTATTTTGATATTAATTGTGATCGGGTAGGTATTATTACATTAAACAGACGTATTGATATTGCAAAGAATACACCTATAAGGTTAAATCCCGATTACTAAGACTGAAGATGCCGGTTATTCATGACTGTTGATTTTTATTTTTTAAATTTCATGTTGTTATGAGGTTATTGAGCCGCTGATAAGTAAGCGGATGGCAGACTCTGAAAAACAGAATTTTTTGTTATCACGTTGTCAATATAAGTGAATGAGAATCTTATGGAGACAGGAATCTATATATCCCTGTGTCGGAACACGGATTAAAGAAAAGCGAAAATACTTAGGATTAAGTATCGTCCGGTTAGCGGAAGACATGGGAATAACGCAGCAGCAATTTAACCGTTATGAACGGGGAATAAGCCGGATTAGTATACATTATCTGATGTATCTGGCAGAAATGTTCCATGTTCCGGTGGATTACTTTTTCGATCAGGAATAGTTTATCCCCGCTAAGTAGTGACACCGTACCACCTGTATGTGAGAATAGCCGGCAATTAACATCGCACTGGTTGCTAATTGCCGGTCGGTCATTTGTGGTAATAGGGTCACAGGTATAATGTCACGCGAATTCTTCCGAAAAGTTGCGGATAAGCAACATATAAAACTTACTTACATCACTCATTTCTATTGTAATCAGCAAGATATTTCTGAAGTTATCAATTTGCTTCGTGAATATGAAAGCATGCCAGCATCCGTGCTGGACTATGTTCAGTTTGTCATTGTTGATGACTGCTCCCCGCTTGAGTATGAAATTCCTGAATTTGATTTAAATCTGACATGGCTGCGGATCACAACCGATATTCCGTGGAACCAGGGTGGTTCCCGTAATCTGGGGGTGACCTATGCGGCGTCAGACAAAATTCTGATGACCGACCTGGATCATGTCCTGCCGGTTTCGACGTTTACTTATCTGATTAATGCGGCAAACCCGGGCCGGACATTCTATAAACTCTACCGCCGGGGTGAGCAGGGGAATCTCCGTAAAGGGCATTCCAATCTGTTCTTTATGTCCCGCGCCCGCTTCTTCCGTTTTTACGGTTATGATGAAGAGTTTTGCGGCCATTACGGCGCGGAAGATTACCGTTTTGTGAAACTGCAGAAATATCACGGCTCCCGTCAGCGCTACCTGCCGAAATCGGTGTATGCCACAGAGCGGATTGTGGATCGTGATAAGTCTTATCATACGCTGGACAGAAGTCTGGAATACAACACGCCGGTTGATAAACGCAAGCATGAGGAAGTCTGCACGTATGGTGCGGAATCCGGTCATTCCCGGCTGTTCCTGGATTTTGAATGGAAAATTCTGCGGTCGGTCTGCCGTACATCGCCGGTAGTCCGGGAGAAAAATCCGGGCTGGAAAGCCCGCTGGTGGCTGCGCTGGTTATTTGCGCCGCTGGCAAAATAAAGCAGCATAAAAAAAGCGCCCATCGGGCGCTTCTTTGTATCTGTCTGATTTATCAGAATGCTTTGCTGTTTTTAGCAATAATAGCAGCAGCACGGGTCAGATAAGAAAAGAAAGTTTTGATGCTTTTCATAATAAACTCCTGCTTTTGAGTAAGTGATTAAGCCTGTTTGGCTTTGATGGCGCTACTATACCATTTTTGTGATGAATGTCAAATTTTATATAAACTTTATTTTAAGATATTAAAATTGTCTTTAACTACGGCAGGACTCACAATAACCGGTGATCTGCAGATCAAAAAAAAGCGCCCATCGGGCGCTTTTTTTGTATCTGTCTGATTTTAATCAGAATGCTTTGCTGTATTTTGCAATGATAGCAGCAGCACGGGTCAGATTGGAAAAGAAAGTTTTGATGCTTTTCATAATGAACTCCTGCTTTTGAATTAGGTTGGTAAGCTGTTTTGCTTCGATGGATGTATCATAGCATTTATGTGATGTTCGTCAACTTTTTTATCAAAAATATTTTTAAATATTAAAATTATTTTTTGGTAATATCCGCCGGATTGCGGATTTTCCTGCATTCTGGTTATAACTCAGTCCGATTCAGTCTTACAAAATCCCGCTATATAAGATTTTTCCGGTTTAATATTTTATATCGATATAAAAATGACAGTTAAATTAATAAGTTATTGACTTAATTTGATTAACTTAAACAAAATATTTGTCCGATATGGCCGGAAAATTCACGTAAAGTATCCCGCTGTTACTGAAATGTTATCCGTATGGAACAGCAAAGGGTATTTATCAATGCAATGGAAAAATAGTGCGCAACGGTACGGGCACCTCTCCGTTCTGCTTCACTGGGGCGTGGCAATCACCGTTTACGGGATGTTTGCACTGGGGCTGTGGATGGTTTCGCTGGGTTACTATGATGTCTGGTATCACCGCGCACCGGAGATCCATAAGAGTATCGGGATCCTGCTGTTTATTGTGCTGGCTGTCCGCATGATCTGGCGCTGGCTTTCCCCGCCGCCGCCGGCATTATCCACTTACAGCCGGTTTACCCGCATCAGTGCCGCACTGGCGCACTGGCTGCTGTACGGTATTTTGTTTGCCATTCTGATCACCGGCTATTTTATCTCAACGGCAAATGGTCAGGCGATATCGGTTTTCGGCTGGTTTGATGTACCGGCCACAGTGACAGACGGCGCAGAGCAGGCGGATACCGCCGGTACGGTTCACCTGTACCTTGCCTGGTCGGTTGTTGTGTTATCGGCGCTGCACGCGCTGGCGGCACTGAAACATCATTTCTTTGATAAAGACGCCACATTAAAACGCATGCTGGGCATGAAACCCTGAACGGGCTGCCCGTAATTTTATTATGACGGAGTGAATATGATGCTGAAGAAAGCACTGGTTGGTTTAAGCGCAGGTATGATGCTGCTGGGTTCCGGTGCGGCAATGGCCGACACCTATAAGATAGATAAAGAAGGGCAGCACGCCTTTGTGCAGTTCCGTATTCAGCACCTGGGTTACAGCTGGCTGTACGGGACATTTAAGGATTTTGACGGCACATTTACCTTTGATAAGGCCGACCCGGCAAAGGATAACGTGGATGTGACCATCAAAACCGGCAGCCTGGATACCAACCATGCTGAGCGTGACAAACATCTGCGCGGCGGGGATTTTCTGAATACAGAGAAAAATCCGGAAGCAAAATTTGTTTCAACCAAAGTAGAAAAGAAAGGCGACGACTTTATTATCACCGGTGATCTGACGCTGAACGGCGTGACCAATCCGGTTACTCTGGATGCAAAACTGACCGGTGAAGGCAAAGATCCGTGGGGTGGTTACCGCGCCGGTTTTGAGGCAACGGGGAAAGTCTCACTGAAAAGCTTTAATATTAAAGCCGATCTGGGACCGAAGTCTCAGGATGCTGAACTGATTATTTCCGTTGAAGGCGTAAAAATCTGATTATTTTTACAATCTGAACAATTATCGGGGCCTGCAATAGCAGGCCTTATTAATTTGTGTCACTATCACTTTCAGTGATAACTCAGCGTATCAGAGGAAAGTGCGTGAATAAAAAACTCAGCTTATTATTGGTTCTTATTGTTGCCGTGGTCTTTGCCGGTGCCGGTTATTATATGGGTAAGCGGGATAATGTTTTTTCTGTCACCGCCGTCAGTAAAGACGGAGCGGCAACACAAAAATCACTTGAAGCAGAGATGATGTCGGAATCGATGCAGTTTGTTGAAGTGGTAGGCAAAATTTCCCCGGAAAAATATAAAGGCCTGAAGAGTAATATCAGGAACTATGACACCATGACCCGCGAGCAGAAAGTGGCATGGATGAATGATATCGCCGGGATGACGGCAGTGTTATTAATTGACCGGATCCCGTATGCCTCTGATGATGCCCTGAATGCCTTCGCCGGGGCGGTAAAAGAGCAGGCGGAAGGTTATCTGGTAAAAGATCCGTCCGGACAGCAGTGCTTTAATAACTTTTTCCCGGCACTGAATAAATTCCCGCAGAATAAAGCGCAGTTTACCTATAATGAAGCCGATATCCGGATGCTGAAAACCGTGAATCTGATCCTGACATCATCACTGGAAGACCGGAATACCGGTAATGTCCCGGCGCAGGAAGCTTATAAGGTATTAGGGGATGTTTATCAGAAACTGTCAGAAAAATACGGTGATAAAGTGATGTTGCTGAGTGACCTGAATAAAGGCGCGGAAGACCCGGTCACCACCTGTCTGATTGTCGGCGATTTTTATGACTTATTCACGAAAGAACCGAATAAAGCGGCTACCGCTGAGGCGCTGCGTCTGATTTTGTCTCAGTAAATATCTCCGGGTACCGGATAATAACCGCAGCGTTTATGACTCTGCGGTTTTTTTATGTCCGGCGGACAGAAACGGAAATGTGCAAATCGTGCTGTTTTCTGTATCCGGATAAAAAACAAACACATTTCAGTAAAACACGATACTTTGTTTAAGAATCGGGAAAGGTAAACAGAAAATACTCTGATACCCGAAAATGAACCGGGCAGACGAATAATCAGGGGATTTTTACCGTAATCGCTTTTTATGTGTTCTGTCTCTGTCACTGAGAGTGCAGAAATAAGTATCAAAATATGCAGCGGATATTACTTAAATATCTGATTATTTCCCTATATTCATTTGCTGTTCATCATAATCCGATAAATAAGTTACATATTTTATTGTGTTCAGCAGATGTTTTGTTTCTGTTTATATTGTTTTCGGTTTTCCCCTGTAATATTTCACTTACCGTTACTTTTATAGTGATTCAGGCTATTCTGTGCGCAATATTTTTGGCTTAACTTTATTACCGGGGTATTTTGATGGACAACACATCAGCGCAGTCTTCTGCTGCCCAGCCTTCTGACAAAAAAACATCGTCATCCAATCCCGCCAGACGAAAAATCTGGCTTGCGGGAACGTCACTCCTCTTTATTGTGCTGCTCGCCGGCTATCTTATTTACTGGTTCATGGTGCTGCGTTATCAGGAATATACCGATGACGCCTACGTGGTGGGCCTTCAGGTGCCGATCGTCGCACAAACCACCGGTAATGTGACACAGGTGAATTTTGAGAATACCGATCTGGTGCATGCCGGGGATGTGCTGGTAGTGCTGGATAAAACTAATGCTGAACTGGCTTACGCGCAGGCCCGTCATGATCTCGCGGCCACGGTGCGGCAGACTCAGGAACTCTATTTTAACCGCGACCAGCTCGGTGCGGTTATCGCCCAGAAACAAGTGATGCTGAATCAGGCACAGAATGACTATGCCCGCCGCAGTGTGTTAGGACAGCGGGGGACTATCTCCAAAGAAGATTTACAGCACTCACGGGAAGCGGTTGAAGAGGCGCAGGCATCCCTGAATGCGTCTGTGCAGCAACTGAATGCCACCAAAGCCCTGCTGAAAACCACGGCGCTGGCGGATCAGCCTGCGGTGCTGCAGGCGGCGGATAAAGTCCGTGATGCCTGGATTAACTTACAGCGCACGGAAATCCGCAGTCCGTTTACCGGGTATGTCTCCCGCCGCAACGTGCAGGTCGGGGCTCAGGTCAGCCCGAATGCCTCACTGATGGCGATTGTACCGGTCGAACCGGTCTGGATTGATGCCAACTTTAAGGAAACGCAGCTCAGTAGTGTGCGTATCGGGCAGCCGGTCACCATTACCAGTGATTTTTACGGCGATAAAGTGACCTTTAACGGCACGGTAGCCGGGCTGGATATGGGTACCGGCAGTGCCTTCTCTCTG is a genomic window containing:
- a CDS encoding L-fuculose-phosphate aldolase, with product MTRTELAQQIIDTCLKMNASGLNQGTSGNVSARWQDGMLITPSGVPYEKLTPDSIVYMDSTGQAEADKIPSSEWHFHLSCYQARPELNAVVHNHALNTAAVSILNESIPAIHYMVAVTGTDHIPCVPYATFGTHELADIIAEGIKTSKALIMQHHGMLAMEVNLEKALWLAHEVEVLSALYLKVRAITPDVPVLSAEEMQRVLGKFKTYGLKTGK
- the mtnA gene encoding S-methyl-5-thioribose-1-phosphate isomerase, with protein sequence MKINGKHYRSVWPADNGIDVCIFDQTKLPFEVSIITLTTMEEAATSIKDMWVRGAPLIGAVAAYGVALAMHRDSSDAALKNAYDVLVATRPTAINLKWALDRICGALTPLPAAERGDAAYRIAAEIADEDAEICHRIGEHGLTIIRDIAARKKPGEPVNILTHCNAGWLATVDWGTALSPIYQAYDEGINIHVWVDETRPRNQGGLTAFELGSHGVPHTLIADNAGGHLMQHGEVDMCIVGTDRTTARGDVCNKIGTYLKALAAKANNVPFYVALPSPTLDFTVWDGVKEIPIEQRAGEEQSHVFGITPEGTRSWVNTAPAGTRCGNYAFDVTPAEYVTGLITERGICDASPAGLKGMFPEMWPSEYEV
- the mtnK gene encoding S-methyl-5-thioribose kinase, which gives rise to MTQKTPAGYTPLTCGTLPAYLSAHLPDDILPGGTPESWQTEEVGDGNLNLVFIVRGSERTLVVKQSLPYVRAAGESWKLSLQRNYFEYHALSQEKRFAPDSVPDVYFYDEAMALFAMEYLADHIILRKALIAGEYVPQLAEKIGLFMAQTLFHTSDIGMAAQEKKALTAQFSANHELCKITEDLIFTEPYFPAPRNNHTSPQLDRDANAVMLDREMVQVAMRYKYKFMTQSQALLHGDLHSGSVMIGTDSVQVIDPEFSFMGPMAFDTGNYAGNLYMAWFSQPGHRKTEEETVRYQQWLLSQISQTWNTFETEFRRLWAEKSQGDAWPRELYQDGLFDDKFLKAAQDSFFEELFQDTLVNAGLEINRRLLGFAGVADFKTIADADKRAVLERKALKLARELIVNARHYHSFTDVEAFLSYC
- a CDS encoding helix-turn-helix domain-containing protein, yielding MRILWRQESIYPCVGTRIKEKRKYLGLSIVRLAEDMGITQQQFNRYERGISRISIHYLMYLAEMFHVPVDYFFDQE
- a CDS encoding glycosyltransferase family A protein, whose translation is MSREFFRKVADKQHIKLTYITHFYCNQQDISEVINLLREYESMPASVLDYVQFVIVDDCSPLEYEIPEFDLNLTWLRITTDIPWNQGGSRNLGVTYAASDKILMTDLDHVLPVSTFTYLINAANPGRTFYKLYRRGEQGNLRKGHSNLFFMSRARFFRFYGYDEEFCGHYGAEDYRFVKLQKYHGSRQRYLPKSVYATERIVDRDKSYHTLDRSLEYNTPVDKRKHEEVCTYGAESGHSRLFLDFEWKILRSVCRTSPVVREKNPGWKARWWLRWLFAPLAK
- a CDS encoding cytochrome b, which translates into the protein MQWKNSAQRYGHLSVLLHWGVAITVYGMFALGLWMVSLGYYDVWYHRAPEIHKSIGILLFIVLAVRMIWRWLSPPPPALSTYSRFTRISAALAHWLLYGILFAILITGYFISTANGQAISVFGWFDVPATVTDGAEQADTAGTVHLYLAWSVVVLSALHALAALKHHFFDKDATLKRMLGMKP
- a CDS encoding YceI family protein yields the protein MLKKALVGLSAGMMLLGSGAAMADTYKIDKEGQHAFVQFRIQHLGYSWLYGTFKDFDGTFTFDKADPAKDNVDVTIKTGSLDTNHAERDKHLRGGDFLNTEKNPEAKFVSTKVEKKGDDFIITGDLTLNGVTNPVTLDAKLTGEGKDPWGGYRAGFEATGKVSLKSFNIKADLGPKSQDAELIISVEGVKI
- a CDS encoding EmrA/EmrK family multidrug efflux transporter periplasmic adaptor subunit, with translation MDNTSAQSSAAQPSDKKTSSSNPARRKIWLAGTSLLFIVLLAGYLIYWFMVLRYQEYTDDAYVVGLQVPIVAQTTGNVTQVNFENTDLVHAGDVLVVLDKTNAELAYAQARHDLAATVRQTQELYFNRDQLGAVIAQKQVMLNQAQNDYARRSVLGQRGTISKEDLQHSREAVEEAQASLNASVQQLNATKALLKTTALADQPAVLQAADKVRDAWINLQRTEIRSPFTGYVSRRNVQVGAQVSPNASLMAIVPVEPVWIDANFKETQLSSVRIGQPVTITSDFYGDKVTFNGTVAGLDMGTGSAFSLLPAQNATGNWIKVVQRLPVRVELDPQQVARYPLRIGLSMNVTIETKNTDGPVLANVQRDTPAFKSDVLIPDLAPVNAVIAQIITDNAS